A genomic region of Dickeya solani IPO 2222 contains the following coding sequences:
- the flgE gene encoding flagellar hook protein FlgE: MSFSQAVSGLNAASNNLDVIGNNIANSATVGFKASNISFADMYAGSNVGLGTRVASVLQDFSNGSITSTSRSLDVAINGNGFYRLLNSNGSVSYSRNGQFTLDSNRNIVNAQGLQLTGYPAVGTPPTIQQGADPVGLSIPETTMSAKATDTASIIASLNSSDSTNTWDPTDPTNTSNYKGSITTYDTLGNAHNFALYFVKAASNSWSVYAQDTSITGAGFQGPTTLSFNTSGALTTTTPATLTMATLNGSAASNFTLSFTGSVQQNSGSNSTKTPTQNGYEPGELTGYSISDDGTVVGSYSNKKTQVLGQIALANFANPEGLSPQGDNVWAATSNSGQAVVGLAGSGNLGSLVGKATESSNVDMSKELVNMIVAQRNYQSNAQTIKTQDQILNTLVNLR; the protein is encoded by the coding sequence ATGAGCTTTTCTCAGGCGGTCAGTGGCTTAAACGCTGCCTCTAATAATCTGGACGTGATTGGCAACAACATTGCCAACTCCGCTACCGTTGGTTTCAAGGCCAGTAACATTTCTTTTGCCGATATGTATGCCGGCTCCAACGTAGGTCTGGGGACCCGGGTTGCATCCGTACTGCAGGATTTTAGCAACGGTTCTATCACCAGTACTTCCCGTTCATTGGACGTGGCCATCAACGGGAATGGGTTTTATCGTCTGCTCAATAGTAACGGTAGCGTATCTTACAGCCGTAACGGTCAGTTCACGCTGGATAGTAACCGTAACATCGTTAACGCGCAGGGATTGCAGTTGACTGGCTATCCGGCAGTGGGCACGCCGCCGACCATTCAGCAAGGCGCGGATCCGGTTGGTTTGAGCATTCCGGAAACTACGATGTCGGCCAAGGCCACCGACACTGCGTCGATCATCGCCAGCCTGAACTCGTCAGACAGCACGAATACCTGGGATCCTACCGATCCGACCAATACGTCAAACTATAAAGGCTCTATCACTACCTACGATACTTTGGGTAACGCCCATAACTTTGCGCTGTATTTTGTGAAGGCCGCCTCTAACAGCTGGAGTGTCTATGCACAGGACACCAGCATTACCGGTGCGGGTTTCCAGGGGCCGACTACGCTGTCTTTCAATACCAGCGGTGCGTTGACCACAACGACTCCTGCTACGCTGACTATGGCGACGCTGAACGGTTCTGCGGCCAGCAACTTCACACTGTCTTTCACCGGCTCGGTTCAGCAGAACAGCGGCTCCAACAGCACCAAAACGCCGACTCAGAATGGTTACGAGCCGGGCGAACTGACCGGTTACAGCATCAGTGACGACGGTACCGTTGTCGGTTCTTACTCGAATAAGAAGACCCAGGTGCTGGGACAGATAGCGCTGGCCAATTTCGCTAACCCGGAAGGACTTTCTCCTCAGGGTGATAACGTTTGGGCTGCAACCAGTAACTCTGGTCAGGCGGTGGTTGGATTGGCTGGTTCAGGTAATCTCGGAAGCCTGGTGGGCAAGGCAACGGAAAGCTCCAACGTCGATATGAGTAAGGAACTGGTTAACATGATCGTTGCTCAGCGTAACTACCAGTCGAATGCTCAGACCATCAAAACACAGGATCAGATCCTTAATACCTTGGTTAACCTGCGTTAA
- the flgD gene encoding flagellar hook assembly protein FlgD, with protein sequence MATTSSVSNAQSTASTTSTSTVSGSTSADLQSSFLTLLVAQLKNQDPTNPMDNNQLVSQLAQLNTVSGIEKLNTTLGSISTQINSNQSIQAASLIGHGVLVPGTKVLVGSETTTPFGVELENSAENVTVNITDSSGKVVRSMELGSLSAGVHAYSWDGKASDGTAAPDGAYTISVSATSNGTQQVVEALNYAYVNGVVTNSSGALLDLGLSGQSTLDNVRQIL encoded by the coding sequence ATGGCTACTACATCTTCTGTCAGTAATGCCCAAAGTACGGCATCGACGACATCGACCTCGACTGTCAGCGGAAGTACCAGTGCTGACTTACAGAGTAGCTTCCTGACTCTGCTGGTTGCCCAGTTGAAGAATCAGGATCCGACCAACCCGATGGATAACAACCAGTTGGTTTCTCAACTGGCGCAGTTAAACACGGTGAGCGGTATCGAGAAGCTGAATACCACACTGGGTTCCATTTCCACGCAAATCAACAGCAACCAGTCCATTCAGGCGGCATCATTGATTGGTCATGGCGTGCTGGTGCCAGGCACCAAGGTGCTGGTGGGCAGCGAAACGACTACGCCGTTCGGCGTTGAGTTGGAGAATTCGGCGGAGAACGTTACCGTCAATATTACCGATAGCTCCGGCAAAGTGGTTCGCAGTATGGAACTGGGTTCACTGAGCGCCGGGGTACATGCCTACTCTTGGGATGGCAAGGCTTCCGACGGTACAGCCGCACCAGATGGTGCTTATACGATTTCGGTTTCCGCTACCTCAAATGGGACTCAGCAGGTCGTCGAGGCTCTGAACTACGCCTACGTGAATGGTGTGGTCACCAACAGCAGCGGGGCATTACTGGATCTGGGCCTGAGCGGTCAGTCCACGCTGGATAACGTACGTCAGATTTTGTAG
- the flgA gene encoding flagellar basal body P-ring formation chaperone FlgA, which yields MPDIRKYIQLSILGILFAPVLVNAADLASQISRFFSDNFKGSSDTINVVVKTPEAQWPACENPQISLPGNAKMWGNLSVSVRCNQERRFVQVEVQVTGNYVVAAAPVSRGTELTSGDIRTIRGRIDQLPPRALFTPEEAQGAVALRDIAPGQPITQVMIRKPWVIRAGQNVQILAQGDGFSVRSEGKAMNNAASGQSARARMASGQVVSGIATGDGIILISQ from the coding sequence ATGCCGGATATCAGAAAATACATACAGTTATCGATTTTGGGCATCCTGTTTGCCCCGGTACTGGTGAATGCTGCCGATCTTGCATCACAAATTTCCCGTTTCTTTTCGGATAATTTTAAAGGCTCATCCGATACGATTAATGTGGTAGTGAAGACACCTGAAGCCCAATGGCCCGCTTGTGAAAATCCGCAGATTTCACTGCCGGGAAATGCCAAAATGTGGGGCAATCTTTCAGTGTCTGTTCGCTGCAACCAAGAGCGGCGTTTTGTTCAGGTTGAAGTGCAGGTTACTGGAAACTATGTGGTCGCCGCGGCACCGGTCAGCCGAGGAACAGAACTGACGTCCGGCGATATTCGAACCATACGCGGCAGGATTGATCAACTTCCTCCCCGCGCCTTGTTCACCCCGGAAGAGGCTCAGGGTGCGGTGGCACTGCGGGATATCGCGCCAGGTCAACCCATTACCCAGGTGATGATTAGAAAGCCCTGGGTCATCCGTGCCGGGCAAAACGTGCAGATTCTAGCCCAAGGGGATGGTTTTAGCGTGCGCAGTGAAGGAAAGGCCATGAACAATGCGGCTTCGGGTCAATCTGCCAGAGCCCGCATGGCTTCAGGACAGGTCGTATCCGGCATCGCAACCGGCGATGGGATTATTCTGATCTCACAATAA
- a CDS encoding flagellar protein FlhE, with translation MKKMLIAGLFSLATGVFSFSAHAQQGGWNTSLTGPSFQYKGMLASSPALLPPPGLGVTAAQSVTVIYWRYQLKSPAPIDLAVKLCAANRCVNLEGASGQTHGLQGVPANSEFRMLFYVPGSGRMVTSVDVASNEISVNYK, from the coding sequence ATGAAGAAAATGTTGATAGCCGGTCTTTTTAGTTTAGCAACAGGGGTGTTTTCATTCAGCGCTCACGCGCAACAAGGTGGATGGAATACAAGCCTGACCGGGCCATCATTTCAATACAAGGGGATGCTGGCCTCTTCGCCAGCGTTGCTTCCCCCTCCAGGATTGGGCGTAACAGCCGCCCAATCCGTGACGGTAATCTACTGGCGATATCAACTGAAATCCCCGGCTCCGATAGATCTTGCCGTCAAGCTTTGTGCCGCTAATCGTTGTGTCAATTTGGAGGGCGCCAGCGGGCAAACTCACGGATTACAGGGCGTACCTGCCAACAGCGAGTTCAGGATGTTGTTCTATGTGCCTGGAAGCGGGCGGATGGTTACGTCGGTGGATGTTGCATCCAACGAAATATCGGTGAACTATAAATAG
- the flgM gene encoding flagellar biosynthesis anti-sigma factor FlgM yields MSIDRTQSVKPVSQVQPRDTGDVAKLKRKEETEQQSGVTGTQVKLSDAQSKLMQPSSQDIDMQRVETLKQAIRDGSLKMNVGKIADALIKDAQDLIAGD; encoded by the coding sequence ATGAGCATTGATCGGACCCAGTCAGTCAAACCGGTAAGCCAGGTTCAACCCCGGGATACCGGCGACGTAGCAAAATTGAAGCGGAAGGAAGAAACCGAGCAGCAAAGCGGTGTGACCGGTACTCAGGTTAAACTGAGCGATGCACAGTCCAAGCTGATGCAACCGTCGTCGCAGGACATCGATATGCAGCGCGTAGAAACCCTGAAGCAGGCTATTCGTGACGGCTCATTAAAAATGAACGTCGGTAAAATTGCTGATGCATTAATTAAAGATGCTCAGGACTTAATCGCAGGCGACTAA
- the flhB gene encoding flagellar biosynthesis protein FlhB, producing MADDSDLEKTEAPTPQRTEKAREEGQIPRSRELTSVFMLIAGLAILWGSGAKMAARLTDMMAKGLIFDHNFISDERLIIAHVGSLIEQAVMALVPILFGLVLVALAAPVLLGGLIFSTKAISFDFGKMNPLSGLKRMFSTHVLAELFKAILKAVIVGCITFWFLRHNWNSMLHLVSEPLGIAIKDALNIAFLCCFWVILGLFPMVAFDVIWQIWSHIKRLRMSKQEIRDEYKEHEGDPHIKGRIRQQQRAIAQRRMMADVPKADVIVTNPTHYAVALKYDEKKMHAPKVLAKGADQIALRIRELGSEHRIPILEAPPLARALYRHTEIGHNIPTGLYAAVAEVLSWVYQLKRWKREGGLIPRKPKNLPVPDALDFAKEKITDG from the coding sequence GTGGCAGACGATAGCGATCTGGAGAAAACAGAAGCTCCCACCCCCCAACGAACGGAAAAAGCCCGAGAAGAAGGTCAGATCCCCCGATCGCGAGAATTGACGTCGGTGTTTATGCTGATTGCCGGCCTGGCGATTTTGTGGGGAAGCGGCGCCAAAATGGCAGCCAGACTGACTGATATGATGGCCAAAGGATTGATATTTGATCATAACTTTATCAGTGATGAGCGGTTAATCATTGCCCATGTCGGTTCGTTGATTGAGCAGGCGGTGATGGCGCTCGTCCCCATTTTATTCGGTCTGGTACTGGTTGCCCTGGCAGCGCCGGTATTGCTGGGAGGACTGATTTTTAGCACCAAGGCGATCAGCTTCGATTTTGGTAAAATGAATCCGCTATCCGGATTGAAACGTATGTTTTCAACCCACGTATTGGCCGAATTGTTTAAAGCCATCCTCAAAGCCGTTATTGTCGGCTGCATTACTTTCTGGTTTCTCCGGCATAACTGGAATAGCATGCTGCACCTTGTGTCAGAGCCATTGGGGATCGCGATAAAAGATGCGCTGAATATTGCCTTCCTGTGCTGCTTTTGGGTGATCCTGGGGCTCTTCCCCATGGTGGCTTTTGACGTGATTTGGCAGATATGGAGCCATATTAAACGGCTGCGTATGAGCAAGCAGGAAATCCGCGACGAATACAAAGAACATGAAGGGGATCCGCACATCAAAGGCCGCATTCGCCAACAGCAGCGTGCGATTGCCCAGCGTCGAATGATGGCGGATGTGCCGAAAGCGGATGTGATTGTTACCAACCCGACCCACTATGCCGTTGCACTGAAGTATGATGAGAAGAAAATGCATGCGCCCAAGGTGTTGGCCAAAGGCGCCGATCAGATAGCACTGCGCATTCGCGAACTGGGATCAGAGCACCGTATCCCGATACTGGAAGCACCACCGCTGGCACGTGCCCTTTACCGCCATACTGAGATCGGGCATAACATTCCTACCGGATTATATGCCGCGGTTGCTGAAGTGCTTTCCTGGGTCTACCAGCTCAAGCGCTGGAAACGTGAAGGCGGTTTGATACCGCGTAAACCTAAAAACTTACCTGTGCCGGATGCACTGGATTTTGCTAAAGAGAAAATAACCGATGGCTAA
- a CDS encoding flagella synthesis protein FlgN, protein MEKLVKLLEQLLFNMRELDIVLSDEQLLLCAGHVDGPALQVITDKKGSLLSTIQHLDKIRLQGESVLRVKAPYSNHATLEQTWQQITALSESLRDRNQHNGLLLGYHLDHNEEALAVLKPRHAQSLYGPDGQSRSNSISGRRISI, encoded by the coding sequence ATGGAAAAACTTGTAAAGCTGCTGGAGCAACTGCTGTTCAACATGCGTGAACTTGATATTGTGCTGTCTGATGAGCAGTTGTTGCTCTGCGCAGGCCATGTTGATGGGCCAGCTCTGCAAGTGATTACCGATAAAAAGGGTTCTCTGCTATCGACTATCCAACATTTGGATAAAATTCGTCTACAGGGCGAATCGGTGTTGCGTGTGAAAGCACCTTACTCTAACCATGCAACCCTGGAACAAACCTGGCAACAAATCACCGCGTTAAGTGAATCGCTGCGTGACAGAAACCAGCATAACGGCTTACTGCTGGGTTATCATCTCGATCACAATGAAGAAGCGCTGGCGGTGCTGAAGCCTCGTCACGCACAGTCTCTGTACGGGCCAGACGGTCAATCACGCAGTAATTCGATTTCCGGCCGACGAATCAGTATCTGA
- the cheY gene encoding chemotaxis response regulator CheY gives MADKELRFLVVDDFSTMRRIVRNLLKELGFNNVEEAEDGADALNKLRSGGFDFVISDWNMPNMDGLELLQAIRADGALSKLPVLMVTAEAKKENIIAAAQAGASGYVVKPFTAATLEEKLSKIFEKLGM, from the coding sequence ATGGCTGATAAAGAACTCAGATTTTTAGTAGTGGATGATTTTTCGACGATGCGTCGTATTGTTCGAAATCTACTAAAAGAGCTGGGCTTCAACAATGTGGAAGAAGCGGAAGATGGCGCTGATGCTCTGAACAAGCTCCGTTCAGGCGGTTTCGATTTTGTCATTTCTGACTGGAACATGCCGAATATGGACGGACTGGAGCTGTTGCAGGCTATCCGTGCCGATGGCGCGCTTTCCAAGCTTCCCGTTCTGATGGTAACCGCTGAGGCAAAGAAAGAGAATATTATTGCTGCAGCACAGGCTGGTGCCAGTGGTTATGTTGTTAAACCGTTTACTGCCGCTACGCTTGAAGAAAAGCTGAGTAAGATTTTCGAAAAGCTTGGTATGTAA
- a CDS encoding flagellar basal body rod protein FlgF, translated as MDHAIYTAMGAASQTLEQQAVTSHNMANASTPGFRAQLAAMRAVPIQGVTNETRTLVISSTPGADTTPGSMDYTGRSIDVALSQDGWLAVRAADGSEAYTRNGNMEINANGQLAIQGNLVMGDGGPIDVPPQTQLTIGPDGTINALNPSDAASTVTQIGRLKLVKATGTEVTRGDDGLFRVSQAAQQQRGAALQNDATVRVMPGVLEGSNVNTVESMVEMISNSRRFEMQMKVISSVDDNTQRANQILAMN; from the coding sequence ATGGATCACGCTATCTATACAGCGATGGGCGCGGCGAGTCAGACGCTGGAGCAACAGGCCGTTACGTCGCACAACATGGCTAACGCCTCTACGCCGGGCTTTCGTGCTCAACTGGCTGCAATGCGTGCCGTGCCGATTCAGGGCGTTACCAATGAGACGCGTACACTGGTGATATCTTCGACTCCCGGGGCGGATACTACCCCAGGTTCGATGGATTACACCGGGCGTTCGATTGACGTTGCTCTTTCGCAGGATGGCTGGCTGGCGGTGCGTGCTGCGGATGGCAGTGAGGCCTATACCCGCAACGGTAATATGGAAATTAACGCCAACGGGCAGCTGGCCATTCAGGGTAACCTGGTGATGGGCGACGGCGGTCCGATTGACGTGCCGCCTCAGACGCAGCTTACTATCGGTCCCGACGGTACCATCAACGCGTTGAACCCTAGTGACGCCGCGAGTACGGTTACCCAAATCGGGCGCCTGAAGCTGGTCAAGGCGACGGGAACCGAAGTGACTCGTGGCGACGACGGACTTTTCCGCGTGTCCCAGGCCGCGCAACAACAGCGTGGTGCGGCATTACAGAATGACGCAACGGTCAGGGTAATGCCGGGGGTACTGGAAGGCAGTAACGTCAATACGGTTGAGTCGATGGTGGAGATGATTTCCAACTCGCGCCGTTTTGAGATGCAGATGAAAGTGATCAGCAGCGTTGATGATAATACGCAACGTGCTAATCAGATACTTGCAATGAATTAA
- the flgB gene encoding flagellar basal body rod protein FlgB, translated as MLDKLDAALRFQQEALNLRAQRQEILAANIANADTPGYQARDIDFASELNKVMEQGRASGQSVSLNLTSARHIPAQTVQPPELDLLYRIPTQPALDGNTVDMDRERTNFADNSLKYQSSLTLIGGQIKGMMSVLQSGSS; from the coding sequence ATGCTCGATAAATTAGATGCCGCGCTACGGTTTCAGCAAGAAGCATTGAATCTGCGTGCTCAGCGCCAGGAGATTCTGGCTGCCAATATTGCCAACGCGGATACTCCTGGTTATCAGGCGCGCGACATTGATTTTGCCAGCGAACTGAACAAGGTCATGGAGCAAGGACGTGCCAGCGGTCAGTCCGTATCGCTGAACCTGACGTCTGCACGTCACATTCCCGCTCAGACAGTACAGCCGCCCGAACTTGATCTGCTCTACCGTATCCCGACACAGCCAGCTCTTGATGGAAACACGGTCGACATGGATCGCGAACGTACCAACTTCGCGGACAACAGTCTCAAGTATCAGAGCAGCCTGACGCTCATCGGCGGGCAGATCAAAGGGATGATGTCGGTGCTTCAGTCCGGGTCATCATAG
- the flgC gene encoding flagellar basal body rod protein FlgC: MSLLNIFDISGSALSAQSQRLNVSASNLANADSVTGPDGQPYRAKQVVFEVDAAPGQATGGVKVAKVVEDPSPEKLVYQPGNPLADAKGYIRMPNVDPVNEMVNTISASRSYQANVEVLNTTKSMMLKTLTIGQ; the protein is encoded by the coding sequence ATGTCGTTACTTAATATTTTTGATATTTCCGGCTCGGCGCTTTCTGCCCAGTCTCAACGCCTTAACGTCAGCGCCAGTAACCTGGCTAATGCCGACAGCGTTACGGGACCCGATGGTCAGCCCTATCGAGCTAAGCAGGTGGTTTTTGAGGTTGATGCTGCTCCGGGGCAGGCGACTGGCGGTGTGAAAGTCGCCAAAGTGGTAGAAGATCCTTCTCCGGAAAAACTGGTCTATCAGCCGGGAAATCCGCTGGCCGATGCCAAAGGCTATATCCGCATGCCAAATGTGGATCCCGTCAATGAAATGGTTAACACCATTTCGGCGTCCCGAAGCTATCAGGCGAACGTGGAAGTATTGAATACCACAAAATCGATGATGCTGAAGACATTAACCATTGGTCAGTAA
- the flhA gene encoding flagellar biosynthesis protein FlhA — MANLASLLRLPGNMKGSQWQVLAGPVLILLILSMMVLPLPPFILDLLFTFNIALSIMVLLVAMFTQRTLDFAAFPTILLFSTLLRLSLNVASTRVILMDGHTGAGAAGRVVEAFGHFLVGGNFAIGIVVFIILVLINFMVITKGAGRIAEVGARFTLDGMPGKQMAIDADLNAGLIGEDEAKKRRSEVTQEADFYGSMDGASKFVRGDAVAGLMIMAINIIGGLLVGVVQHDMVLGQAVENYTLLTIGDGLVAQIPALVISTAAGVIVTRVSTDQDVGQQMVSQLFNNPRVMILSAGVLGLIGLVPGMPNFVFLLFTATLLGLAWWIKKGENKAAFAATEAAAAVPAAPQVVEASWSDVQLEDPLGMEVGYRLIPMVDFQQNGELLGRIRSIRKKFAQEMGFLPPVVHIRDNLDLQPASYRILMKGVEIGSGEAHPGRWMAINPGNAVGTLPGDLTKDPAFGLPAVWIESALKEQAQTQGYTVVEASTVVATHLNHLLSLHASELFGRQEAQQLMDRVSQEMPKLTEDFIPGVVTLTTLHKVLQNLLSEQVSIRDMRTVIETLSEHAPVQTDPYELTTSARIALGRAITQQWFPGDTELQVIGLDSALERLLLQALQGGGGLEPGLSDRLLEQAKQALQRQEMMGAPPVLLVNHALRGLLSRFLRRSLPQIAVLSNLEISDSRQIRMTSMIGESS, encoded by the coding sequence ATGGCTAATCTGGCCTCTTTGCTTCGCCTACCAGGCAATATGAAAGGTTCACAGTGGCAGGTCCTGGCAGGACCTGTTCTGATATTGCTCATCTTGTCGATGATGGTTCTGCCGTTGCCGCCGTTTATTCTGGACTTGTTGTTTACGTTTAACATCGCACTGTCCATTATGGTGCTGCTGGTCGCCATGTTTACCCAGCGCACACTCGATTTTGCCGCCTTTCCCACCATTCTGCTGTTTTCCACGTTGTTGCGTCTGTCGCTTAACGTGGCATCGACACGTGTCATTTTGATGGACGGACATACCGGTGCCGGCGCCGCCGGACGTGTGGTTGAAGCATTCGGTCACTTTCTGGTTGGCGGCAATTTTGCCATCGGTATTGTGGTGTTCATTATCCTGGTGCTGATCAACTTTATGGTTATCACGAAGGGTGCTGGCCGTATCGCTGAAGTTGGCGCGCGCTTTACGCTGGATGGTATGCCTGGTAAGCAAATGGCCATTGATGCCGACCTGAATGCTGGGTTGATCGGTGAAGATGAAGCCAAGAAACGGCGTTCTGAAGTGACCCAGGAGGCGGATTTCTACGGTTCCATGGATGGTGCCAGTAAGTTCGTGCGGGGTGACGCCGTCGCCGGGCTGATGATCATGGCTATCAACATCATCGGTGGGTTGCTGGTAGGGGTGGTTCAGCATGATATGGTGCTGGGGCAGGCGGTTGAGAACTATACGCTGCTGACCATCGGTGATGGTCTGGTGGCGCAAATACCTGCTCTGGTGATCTCAACCGCGGCCGGTGTGATCGTGACTCGAGTCAGTACCGATCAGGACGTTGGCCAGCAAATGGTGAGCCAGCTGTTCAATAACCCGCGTGTCATGATCCTGAGCGCTGGGGTGTTGGGGTTGATCGGTTTGGTCCCCGGCATGCCTAACTTTGTTTTCCTGCTTTTCACCGCCACATTGCTAGGGTTGGCCTGGTGGATTAAGAAAGGGGAAAACAAAGCGGCATTTGCGGCAACTGAAGCCGCGGCTGCGGTACCTGCGGCACCGCAGGTGGTGGAGGCCAGTTGGTCTGATGTGCAACTGGAGGATCCGCTCGGTATGGAAGTAGGATACCGCCTGATTCCGATGGTTGATTTTCAGCAAAATGGCGAATTGCTCGGGCGTATTCGTAGTATCAGAAAGAAATTTGCTCAGGAAATGGGTTTTTTGCCCCCGGTCGTGCACATTCGGGACAATCTGGATCTGCAGCCTGCCAGCTATCGTATTCTGATGAAAGGGGTTGAGATCGGCAGCGGCGAAGCCCATCCGGGACGTTGGATGGCGATTAATCCCGGAAATGCGGTAGGCACTTTGCCGGGTGATTTAACTAAAGATCCTGCTTTTGGTCTGCCTGCAGTCTGGATTGAAAGTGCGCTGAAAGAGCAGGCGCAAACACAAGGGTACACTGTGGTTGAGGCCAGTACGGTCGTCGCTACGCACCTGAACCATTTACTTAGCCTACATGCCAGTGAATTGTTCGGCCGTCAGGAAGCGCAGCAATTGATGGACCGTGTGTCTCAGGAAATGCCAAAGCTGACCGAAGACTTTATCCCGGGCGTGGTAACTCTAACAACGCTGCACAAGGTGTTGCAGAATCTGTTAAGTGAACAGGTTTCAATTCGAGACATGCGCACGGTTATTGAAACACTGTCCGAGCATGCACCGGTGCAAACCGATCCCTATGAGCTAACTACTTCGGCGCGTATTGCGCTGGGGCGGGCTATCACGCAGCAGTGGTTCCCGGGCGATACGGAACTTCAGGTGATTGGTCTTGACAGTGCGCTTGAGCGCCTGCTGCTACAGGCGCTTCAGGGGGGCGGTGGTCTGGAGCCTGGGTTGAGCGACAGATTGCTGGAACAGGCGAAACAGGCATTGCAACGGCAAGAAATGATGGGCGCGCCGCCGGTGCTGCTGGTTAACCACGCATTACGCGGATTATTGTCACGCTTTCTTCGCCGCAGTCTGCCGCAAATCGCCGTATTGTCAAACCTTGAGATCAGCGATAGCCGGCAAATCAGAATGACGTCGATGATTGGTGAATCTTCCTGA
- the cheZ gene encoding protein phosphatase CheZ, whose amino-acid sequence MNPHPMPINDHASATEIISRIGQLTRMLRDSLKELGLDQAITEAAEAIPDARDRLDYVVQMTAQAAERALSCVEAAQPRQNQLEEESKSLKVRWDQWFENPIELSEARELVTDTRSYLESVPDHTAFTNAQLLEIMMAQDFQDLTGQVIKRMMDVVQEIEKQLLMVLLENIPEKPSETRRANEGLLNGPQVDKTAAGIVSNQDQVDDLLDSLGF is encoded by the coding sequence ATGAATCCACATCCGATGCCCATTAACGATCATGCGTCTGCCACAGAGATTATTTCTCGTATCGGGCAATTGACACGTATGCTGCGTGACAGCCTGAAAGAGCTTGGTTTAGATCAGGCGATCACCGAAGCGGCGGAAGCAATTCCTGATGCTCGCGATCGTCTTGATTATGTTGTCCAGATGACCGCCCAGGCGGCTGAGCGTGCATTGAGTTGTGTTGAAGCAGCCCAGCCTCGTCAGAATCAACTGGAAGAAGAATCTAAATCCCTGAAAGTTCGCTGGGATCAGTGGTTTGAAAATCCGATTGAATTGTCGGAGGCGCGTGAGTTGGTTACCGATACGCGTAGCTACCTCGAATCCGTCCCAGACCATACTGCGTTTACCAATGCTCAGTTACTGGAAATCATGATGGCTCAGGATTTCCAGGATTTAACCGGGCAAGTGATTAAGCGCATGATGGATGTTGTTCAGGAAATTGAAAAACAACTGCTGATGGTCTTGCTGGAAAACATTCCGGAAAAACCGTCTGAAACCCGTCGTGCGAACGAAGGCCTGCTTAATGGGCCCCAGGTTGATAAAACCGCTGCAGGCATTGTTTCTAACCAGGATCAGGTTGATGACCTGTTGGATAGCCTGGGTTTCTGA